The genomic DNA TGGCCGTCGGCTCTCCGATCGCATGGCTGGCCTGGGCTGGACCGCTGACGATGTACGTCTTCCTGCGCTGGGTCAGCGGTATTCCATACACCGAGAAGCAGGCGCTGCGCAGCCGCGGCGACGACTATCGCGCCTATCAACAGAGCACCTCCATGCTGATTCCCTGGTTTCCGAAAAGGAGCGCCTCATGAATACTGCCGTCACGGCTTTCGACGAACGGTCACAGGATGGCCCTGCCGCTGGACTGCTCGGTCTGGCCGAGCGAGGCCTCCTGCCCGATGCCTTATTGCGGCAAGGCATTCGCCACCTGTGCGCACAGCGCCTGCGCGAGGAAAGCGCCGATGGCTTGGAAGCGCAAGCGGCGCGCTTTGCCGAACGCATCGACATGCTACGGCATAGCGCGGTGGCGATTCACACCGACGTCGCCAACGCCCAGCATTACGAACTGCCACCAGCTTTCTTCGAGCTTTGTCTTGGCAAACGCCTGAAGTACTCCGGTTGCTACTACCCGCGCGGCGACGAATCATTGGATCAGGCCGAAGAGGCCATGCTTGCCCTTTATGGCGAACGTGCCGAACTGGCCGATGGCCAGACCATCCTGGAGCTCGGCTGCGGATGGGGCTCGCTTACGCTGTGGATGGCCGAGCGCTATCCGAGCGCGAAGATCGTCGCCGTTTCAAATTCGAACCAGCAACGCCAGCATATCGAGGTGCAATGTCGTCAGCTTGGGCTGTCCAACGTGAGCGTGATCACCCAGGACGTCAACAGGCTCGAGCTCGACGCGGAGCGGTTCGATCGCTGCGTCTCGATCGAGATGTTCGAGCATATGCGCAACTACGACATCCTGTTGGGCCGTATCGCCCGCTGGCTGCGTCCAGGCGGCAAGCTGTTCGTGCACATCTTCGCGCACAAAGCCCTTATGTATCCGTTCGAGACCACCGGGAAGGACGACTGGATGGGACGGCACTTCTTTACCGGCGGCTTGATGCCGGCAGCCGACACCCTGTTGTGGTTCCAACGGGATTTGAAGATCGAGCATCGCTGGCTTGTCGACGGCACGCATTACCAGCGCAGCGCCAATCACTGGCTGGCCAATCAGGACCGGCACAAGGATCAGGTGATGGCCGTTCTCACCGCGGCCTACGGACACAAGGCTGCGGCGCTATGGTTCCAGCGCTGGCGCATGTTCTGGATGTCCTGTGCGGAGTTGTTCGGTTACGCCCATGGCCAGGAATGGCTGGTAGCGCACTACCTGTTTGCGCGGCCGTGACCGCTCACGACGGCACCCCATCATTTCGGAGCCATCCTATGAACTTGCCGAAAAAAATGTTGCTGGCCTGCGGCATCGTTCTCGTCTGCGCCTGCGTTCATGCCGGCAGCCTGCCGCCGATCAAGCCTGTCGAGCATGTCGACCTCCCCCGCTTCATGGGCGACTGGTATGTCATTGCGACCATCCCCACTCGTTTCGAAAAGAATGCCTATAACGCAGTCGAAACCTATAAAGCGCAACCGGATGGCAATATCTATACCGCGTTTCGCTTCAACAACGGTTCGTACGAGGGCCCGGTGAAGGCCATCCATTCCACGGCCTTCGTCAAAGCGGGCAGCGGCAATGCGGTATGGGGTGTACAGGTGTTCTGGCCGGTCAAGGCGCAATACATCGTGGCGTACTTGAAAGAGGACTACAGCCAGACCATCGTCGCTCGAGACGCCCGGGATTACACCTGGGTCATGGCGCGCACACCGACGATTTCCCAAGCTGACTACGACGCGTTGATGGTGCGCGTCGTGCAGCTGGGTTATTCGCTTCAGGACGTGCGCAAGGTTCCGCAGCAGCGGCCTGATGCTCAACACCCGGAAATGTAAGATCCCCATCCCACACGGATGCTCGGCCTCGTTGTCGCCGTTTCAGCCATGGTCTGCTTGCCAGGGAGCGATATTGCCCGAGGTTTTACATTGCGAGCGTCACGCTTGCACTCGGTAGCCAGCACTGATCGAGCACGCTAGGTATTTGGACAAAGCTCTTAAATGGAAGCCTCTGTCTGATTGCGAGTATCGCGCCGCATCGCTTGAGGTGATCTTCCGTATGCTCGCAAGAAGGCACGCCGCATTCGCTCACGATCGCCAAAGCCGGTCTGGTTGGCGATCGTCTCGATGGGATGTCGCCCTTCCTCCATCATCAGCTTCGCTGCTTCAAGGCGGAGCCGTTCAACAGCACGTGCCGGCGACTCACCCGTTTCCTCGCGGAACGCACGACTGAACTGCCGGGTGCTCAGACTTGCCACCTGGGCGAGTTGCTCGACCGACAAATCGGCTTGCAAGTTATCACGCGCCCATGTCAGTGCGGTCTGGATACGATCCGATTTTGGTTCCATCTCGAGCAACGCCGAAAACTGTGGCTGACCGCCGCCCCGGCGGTGATAGATAACTAGCTTCTTCGATACCGCCAGTGCAATGTCTGCGCCGCAGTCGCGCTCCACCATGGCTAACGCCAAATCCAGAGCCGCGGTGCCGCCAGCCGATGTCCAGATGGGGCCATCGACGATGAAGATGCGGTCTTGCTCCATTTTGGACGCCGGATAGAGATTCTGGAGCTTTAACGAGTATGTCCAATGCGTAGTCACCCGCCGCCCGTCGAGAAGCCCGGCCTGCCCAAGGACAAATGCTCCAGTGCAAGCACTTGCAACGCGTCGCGAAGCCTCCGCGGCGCGCTGCAGGAAAGTGATGAGTCCGGACGACTGGCTAGTACCACGGTTATCGCCTGGCACAAGTACCGTGTCGATTGGCTCGTCATCGAACGGCTCCGAATCCAGCGAAAATCCAGCAGACGAGAGTACCGGTCCACCGTTCTCAGAGAGCATTCGAATCCTATACCGAGGCTCGGGCAAGCACAGATTGGCGAACTCGAACACCGTCGACGGCGACAGATCGAGGAGCTGAAAACCTGGATAGAGAACGATTCCAATACATTGCATGGCACTGCTCCGGCATGGCCCAAAAGGGTGGTTCTGCGTCGTTGTCCCCTTGATGAGGGCCTCCTAACCTCTCTTCAACGCCGGCATCGGGTCGGAATGAGGAAGTTAGTTATGACTACGAAAACACATGGCGGAACAGCGCTAGTCACGGGAGCCTCGACGGGCATTGGCTCAGTCTACGCCGATCGTCTGGCTCGCCGCGGCTACGACCTGATTCTGGTCGCTCGCAACAAAACCAAGCTCGATGCCGTCGCATCGCGCATCACCAAAGAGACTGGCCGCAGCGTTGAAGTTGTCGCCGCCGATTTGAACGACTTCACCGATTTGGCTCGTGTCGAGAATATTCTTCGTGCCGACGCCAGCATTACGCTACTGGTCAACAGTGCAGGCCTCGGCGCCGTGACACCACTGCTCGACTCGCCCGTCGACAAGATGGATGCGATGGTCACGCTCAATGTGGTCAGCCTGACGCGTTTGACTCAAGCGGTGATCCCGGCGTTTGCCGCTCGCAAGAAGGGCACTATCATCAACATCGGAAGCATCGTTGGCATGTATCCAGAACTGCTGAACGGCATATATGGTGCAACAAAGGCCTACGTGCAAGCGTACACCCAATCGTTGCATCACGAACTAAAGGACAAGGGCATCACCGTTCAGGTGGTCGCCCCGGGTGCCACTGCAACTCCGTTTTGGGACCTGGCTGGCTCACCTGTCGAGAACTTCCCACCGGAGATCGTCATGACCACAGAGAATCTCGTCGACGCCGCTCTTGCCGGCCTCGACCTGGGTGAAGTGGTGACGGTGCCGTCGCTGCCGAACGTCGCAGACTGGAAAGCCTACGAGGATGCTCGTGTGGCCATGTTCCCGAATCTCTCGAAGAAATCCCCTGCCCCGCGTTACGGCATCGCTTGATCCGCCAATGCCTGAGGCGCGATTAAGGTCGACGCGCTGCAGGCACACCATCTTCCAATCACGCATGGCAGTTGAGTTGACCCAGCCGGCTGCCATGCCCCGCAACTTTTTGCCCACGCCCTTCACGCCGACCCGTTCCCCACGTACGTGATCGGCATGCGCGCACGCGCATCTGGAGCACTTATGAATTCGCATCCCATTTCTCTTAGAGCGCGGGGCGTTCTAGCCATCGCGCTGATTACTCCGGCCTGGTCTGTCATGACGGCCGCTGCTCCCGTTCCGGTCTCCGCCCCGCCTTCTACATACACGCACCAAAGTGCGCCAACGCTGTACGTCGATGTTGACGGTGCCCGAATTGCCTACCGTCGTTTCGGCCATCCGGGTGGCGAGCCCCTGGTCTTCTTCCAACATTTCGCGGGCAACCTCGACAACTGGGATCCGAAGATCATCGACGGCCTCGCCGCGCAACGCGAAGTCATCCTGTTCGATAACGCGGGAGTCGCAGGCTCGACCGGACAGGTCCGCACAACGATCGAAGACACCGCCAAGGTCGGCATCGATTTTCTCGATGCCCTTGGCGTTAAAAAGGCGGACCTTTTTGGATTGTCGATGGGCAGCTTTGTAGCCCAGGAGATCGCGGTAGAGCGGCCTGACCTTGTGCGTCGACTGATCCTGGTCGGATCCGGCCCGCGCGGCGGCATCGGTATGGCAACGCTGACTCCCGAGTTTCAGGCCAAGCTGGCCAAGAAGCGGGCGGTGCCTGACGAGCTGCTGGTCGATGTGTTCTTTACCAACAGCGAGAAGAGTCAGGTAGCTGGTCGTGCCTTCCTGGCGCGCGTTCGCGCCAGGTCGGTGAACCGCGACCGAGACGTCAGTGACAAAGTCGCGCCTGCCCAAGCAGCCGCCATCGTTGAATGGGGAGCGCCCGATGCACATCCGTTTGACTACTTGAAGGCTATTCGCCAGCCGGTACTCGTCGTTGGCGGCAGTGATGACCTGGTGTTTTACACCGTCAACTCATTCAACCTCGCCCAGCATCTGGCCAACGCGACGCTGATTGTGTTCGCAGATTCTGCGCACGGATCTTTGTATCAGTACCCTGACCTGTTTCTGCAGAACGCAACATCGTTTCTCAATAACCAGTGACACATTGAACGGCCTCGTCCAACCAGGCGAGCAGTTCAGTAGTCGCGATGTTGAGTGCCCAGCATCTCCGGTTTATCCGGACCCCTAAAGCAATTGCCCTTCAGCAAGGCTGAGGGCGCGATGGGTAGGGTTTGCGTGCCCTACTCCACCGCGATGACTGCCAACGCGTATCGCAACAATCTTCTGCATCCTTCGGTTCCACTATTTACCCTCAAGCCATGGATCGAACGAGGTCGCGTCAAGCTCGCCTGCTTCGATCTCTGCCTTGAGTCCCTGCTGTACGAGTTGATGCGCGTACGCGCCGCCTTGCACTTCTTCATCGATATACTGCGCTGGCGCCTCGAAGGTCAGGTGCTCTATCACCTGGGTCTGTCCCTGCCCGATAGCCGTAAAAACGATGTGCTGGTGCGTGATGACGCCGGGCGCGTCGTAGGTGTCCGCATCGTAGTAGAACTCGTCGCTGTGGAATCGCTGCCGCGAAATCGTTTGCCCGTTATAAATCGTGCCATCGGGCATCGGAATATTTTCGAGTGCCACAAAGTCAAACGTTTCGACATTGCCATGCTGGTGATGGTTTATAGGAATGATTCCACTCAAATAAGGATGAAGACCGGTCGCCGTGTAAACGTTGGCATAGATGGCATATACCTTATCGATGGGGCGATTGATGACGATGCGAAGGTCCACGGATTGCACGACAACACCGCGTTGCGATAAAGGAATAGCCTCTTCAGCCTCGTACGCCGCCCAGTTCGTTTTCCATAGCTGGATGTACTGGGCATAGGTCGTTTGAGCATATGCGCCGGTTACGGCAGTCATCGATGTTGCAAACACAAGGACACTCAGTGCTCGGACGAAGAACGTTTTCACAATTAACCTCCTGGCGTCATGAAAAAACCTGGAATGCCTCGATCAACTCTTCGTAACTCGCCTTTAGTCAAATCTCAGGTGATGCCTGACTGAGCCCCTGACGAAGCAAGCATCGCTTCGTCAGGGGCTCCCTGTTGTGCCTTTCAGAAGCTGGTGGGATACCAGTCGGGTACCTGCCGGAAAACGAGTTTCTGGGCAGTGTCATTCTTGTCGCATGTCCACAGCTTCATGCGGGTGCCATTGGCGGGCGAGTTTCCATACACGTCCATGCAAAATTTCCGGTCCTGGTCGCGGCTTGCCATCAGGCCATCGGGGGTGATGTACCATTTTTCCGACCTTCCCCCATCGCAGTCCCACAGATTCATCTCCTTGTTCTGCCCCGCAGTGCCGCCCTTGATGTCCAGGCAATATTTATTGTTGCCCTTTGGCCTTAGCTGCCCTTCGGCGGTATACACAAACTGCTGATTATTGGCGCCGTTGCCACAAGTCCACTGGACGATGGATTTGCCGTTCCCATACGAACCGCCCTCCACGTCGACACAGCCCCTTTGCTGGCTGGTCACGGTGGGCATCATGAAGTAGCCAGGCAGGCTGCGCCGAACACCTACAAACGGAATGCTGTTGATCCAGTCAGGCCGGTAGTAAGTCGTGCTGGACAGGCTCTCGCTTAAGTCCATGCCCAATGCGCCAACGCCATGCGCGACGCCGATATAGGCGTAGGCATAGTCCGTATTGGTGAAATCGCCGGAATGATCCCATAGATGTAACAGCTGGCGATATTCAGCCGACCGATTGAGCACCTGCTCATCGTGGTCGCCAGCCTTCACATTGGCGCAGAAAAAATAACCGGAGTCGGCGGCACTCATCCCGTCGATCTGGGCCGTAATCTCTCCAGGGTCACCGGCATCGACATCCGGACAGAAAAACGTGTTCTGGCTCTTGCCGTGATCCGAAAGCCACTTACGCCCACCGTTCATGTTCTGGTTGACGGATCCAATGTGCCCACCCGTCAGCAGTACGATGACTTTGTTGCCGAGCGCGCTGATGGCTGGAAAGCCGCGACTTTTCAGTTTCAGGCGAGGCGAAGCGCCAGGCGCGCTGTTGATGTAACTCATAAGTTCGGCATAGGTGTAGCGATTGGCCGCTGGAATCGCCTTGCCGATGTACTCATCCAGCATGCCGACCTCGTCGCTCTTCCAGGCGCTGGCTGGATCCCAGCTGGCCTTCATGTCCACAAAAACAAGCAGCGGCGTCGTATCACCAGGATGGCTTGCCTTCCATGCAAGAATTACATCCAGGCAATCCTTCAAGCGGGTTTGCTGGGCGTTCCCGCAATTGGCTTTCATGGGATTCAAGTCGTGGGCTACAAACGGGCCGGCAGCCTCGTTTTCCCAATTGCCTCGATCAATCACGTCGATTTCGACAGCGCGATAGCCCGCATTGAGCCATCCACTGAAGTCCTTGCCATGCATGTAGGTATTGTGCGGCTGCAAATAATAAAGCTGATCAACCCGCGTTGAAGGTGTGGGCTGTGCAACTTTCAAGGGTGGTACAAAAGTCGTTTGAGCTACTGCTGGCACTGCAAGCAGCACACCTAGGATCGCGGCTAATCGTGATGCGATGCGGGCAATATGAGTAATGCTTTCCATGGCCCCTCCCTGACTTAGTTATTTCATCCTCCACAGCAAGGGGTATGTATGGATATTTCCCCTGGCATGGATCTGGTGGCACTCGTGGCGGCCGCCCATGGCGCTGCCATGGCGAGAGGCGACAAGTGGAGATCACAACGAACGCAGCTTAGGCACCACGGCCATGGGTTCTGGATCAGCATCGAACAGGCCGTGATGCGGATTATTGGAACGTCATCTACCGTCCACGCGGCGTGAAGACCTCTTAAGAAGACGGGGAGCTAAGAAGATTTAATTACCTCCGTACCAAATGTCGCGTGCGAGAAAAATAGGCACCCATTTTGGGCACCCACTAACAGACACCGCTGCATTGTTCGCTCCGGCGACACCCGTCGCGCTGACTGAACACGCGCAAGTACTGCTCTGTTTTAAAGCCATAGTGCTGCGCAAGCGATATAAAGCGCCAGTTTGAAAACCCACTATCCAACGCCAGTGCATGGGTCGCTGCTGGTGCGGTTAGCAATGTTGAGTGATCGAGATAGTGGATGTCCCAGACTTCCTTCAATTAGGGCCCGCGTCGATCCTGGCCGGCATCTCTCCCATAGCCTATCTTTCGGCTTATCTTAAAGCTCATTCTGAATCATTGATTTGAACTGACCAATCGCTTGGGCACACCACAGGCTTTTTTAATGATGTAGGCCAGCCGACCGGCTGGCCATCCCCGTGCTGTTCGTTTGCCTTTCGGGGTACATAGCACACCCCCTCGACATCCGCATCAGCAAGATCAGCCCCGGTGAAATCTGCATCAGTTACTCGCGATCGCCTTAAGTTAGCGCTGATGAGAATCGCGCCCTTGAAGTTGGCGTCAGATAGATCAGACCCAGGAATTTTCGCCTTAGACAGTTTCGCCTTCGAAAAGTCTGTCCACTTTGCATAGATTCCATGCAGCTTGGCCTCTCCAAGATTTGCGCCTCGAAATGTCGCGCCGTCTAACGTGCTCCGATCCAGATCAATTTGAAAGAGCTCTGTATCATCGAGCGTGGCGAGAGTGAAGTTAGACATCCAAAAGTGACCATTGTCGATGACAGCACCTGCTGCTCGAAGACCGCCGAACTCCGAACAAGGCATCCCAATTCCATTTAACGAGGCATGTTGACTCACGAGAAACTCGACTGCGTCAATCTGTCCAGAGTTTGTATGGTACTTGGGAACCTCAGTTTCGCCCTGCCCGTCACATCGAACTTGACGAACATGTTCGTTGATAATGGACCACGCCTTCTGTCGTTGCTCGAAGCTTCGCACCTTGGACTCAATGGAATATGTCCAAGTGGTCCAAAGGAAGCCAAAGACGGTGGCGACGATGCCGATGATCTTAGTCCAGCGTTCTAATTTATCTAGGCGTCCAGGTTGATATTTACGCCTACGGTATTTCGCATGGCGATTAGTGAGATCGGTAGCACCCGCGGAATCTAGCTTTGCCATAACCCCTCCCCTTGACGATCGGTGATTGACAACAGTTTTTGACATCAACTATCTGATGAGCGGCAGTATCGGAACATCCACGATCTATGCCTTGTCCGTCCACGGGCGTCTCGGATGCCTGTCTGGATAACCTGGCGAAAGTGCACCGGCTGCGAGCCGATTCATGGGCGCCCCAAATTTCCACGAATTTCTCACCAGGATTGAGAGGAGCCATCACACCCAAATGGCGTTCAAGACATTAGGATATTCAGGGTCACTCGGACGTAAGGAAACACGCAAATGAAGAAGTTGGTCAACGGGTTCTTGCTTGGGACTCTGCTGATAAGCGCCGCCCACGCACAAACCAACGCAGGCGATCAGAAATCCGATCCCGACCTTCCTTTCAACATGACGAAAGTAGCCAGCTTCGATCTGCCTTGGCGCATCGCGTTCCTGCCCGATGGCCGCATGCTGGTAACCGAGAAGGTCGGTCGCTTGGATCTGGTGACCCCGCAGGGCGCCAAGACCGAGATCAAGGGTGTGCCGGCGAGCTACGTCGAAGGTCAGAACGGCATGCTGGGCGTCTTCCTTTCACCCCATTACGCCCGTGACCACAGTGTGTACCTCACCTATGTCGCACCCGGTGACTATGGCGGCGGCCTGGTCATGGGCCGGGGTCGACTCGTGCTGGATGGCGATCAGCCGCGATTGGACGGCTTCGAGGTGCTATGGCGCCAGATGCCCACGGGCAAAGGCGGCCAGGCCGGCGCGCAGATCGCCTTTTCGCCAGACGGCAAGTACCTCTTTCTTACCGTGGGCGATCGTCAGCGCTTCACGCCCGCGCAGGACCCCGATCAACCGGTGGGCAAGATTCTGCGGCTGACCTTGGATGGCAAACCCGCGCCGGGCAATCCGTGGGCGGGAAAAGTCGGTGCTCGTACCATTCCGTTGATCGATCCGGCGAAAGATACGGAGGCCGCGAAAACGGCGCCCGTCGTCAGCACCTATACGTTCCCCGGCCCCAACCTTACGCCGGCCGAAACCTGGTCCGTCGGTCACCGCACGCCTTACGGCCTTGCCTTTGGTCCTGACGGCCGACTGTGGGAGCTTGAGCAC from Dyella sp. GSA-30 includes the following:
- a CDS encoding ricin-type beta-trefoil lectin domain protein produces the protein MESITHIARIASRLAAILGVLLAVPAVAQTTFVPPLKVAQPTPSTRVDQLYYLQPHNTYMHGKDFSGWLNAGYRAVEIDVIDRGNWENEAAGPFVAHDLNPMKANCGNAQQTRLKDCLDVILAWKASHPGDTTPLLVFVDMKASWDPASAWKSDEVGMLDEYIGKAIPAANRYTYAELMSYINSAPGASPRLKLKSRGFPAISALGNKVIVLLTGGHIGSVNQNMNGGRKWLSDHGKSQNTFFCPDVDAGDPGEITAQIDGMSAADSGYFFCANVKAGDHDEQVLNRSAEYRQLLHLWDHSGDFTNTDYAYAYIGVAHGVGALGMDLSESLSSTTYYRPDWINSIPFVGVRRSLPGYFMMPTVTSQQRGCVDVEGGSYGNGKSIVQWTCGNGANNQQFVYTAEGQLRPKGNNKYCLDIKGGTAGQNKEMNLWDCDGGRSEKWYITPDGLMASRDQDRKFCMDVYGNSPANGTRMKLWTCDKNDTAQKLVFRQVPDWYPTSF
- a CDS encoding class I SAM-dependent methyltransferase, yielding MNTAVTAFDERSQDGPAAGLLGLAERGLLPDALLRQGIRHLCAQRLREESADGLEAQAARFAERIDMLRHSAVAIHTDVANAQHYELPPAFFELCLGKRLKYSGCYYPRGDESLDQAEEAMLALYGERAELADGQTILELGCGWGSLTLWMAERYPSAKIVAVSNSNQQRQHIEVQCRQLGLSNVSVITQDVNRLELDAERFDRCVSIEMFEHMRNYDILLGRIARWLRPGGKLFVHIFAHKALMYPFETTGKDDWMGRHFFTGGLMPAADTLLWFQRDLKIEHRWLVDGTHYQRSANHWLANQDRHKDQVMAVLTAAYGHKAAALWFQRWRMFWMSCAELFGYAHGQEWLVAHYLFARP
- a CDS encoding SDR family oxidoreductase, encoding MTTKTHGGTALVTGASTGIGSVYADRLARRGYDLILVARNKTKLDAVASRITKETGRSVEVVAADLNDFTDLARVENILRADASITLLVNSAGLGAVTPLLDSPVDKMDAMVTLNVVSLTRLTQAVIPAFAARKKGTIINIGSIVGMYPELLNGIYGATKAYVQAYTQSLHHELKDKGITVQVVAPGATATPFWDLAGSPVENFPPEIVMTTENLVDAALAGLDLGEVVTVPSLPNVADWKAYEDARVAMFPNLSKKSPAPRYGIA
- a CDS encoding pentapeptide repeat-containing protein, with translation MAKLDSAGATDLTNRHAKYRRRKYQPGRLDKLERWTKIIGIVATVFGFLWTTWTYSIESKVRSFEQRQKAWSIINEHVRQVRCDGQGETEVPKYHTNSGQIDAVEFLVSQHASLNGIGMPCSEFGGLRAAGAVIDNGHFWMSNFTLATLDDTELFQIDLDRSTLDGATFRGANLGEAKLHGIYAKWTDFSKAKLSKAKIPGSDLSDANFKGAILISANLRRSRVTDADFTGADLADADVEGVCYVPRKANEQHGDGQPVGWPTSLKKPVVCPSDWSVQINDSE
- a CDS encoding lipocalin family protein; its protein translation is MNLPKKMLLACGIVLVCACVHAGSLPPIKPVEHVDLPRFMGDWYVIATIPTRFEKNAYNAVETYKAQPDGNIYTAFRFNNGSYEGPVKAIHSTAFVKAGSGNAVWGVQVFWPVKAQYIVAYLKEDYSQTIVARDARDYTWVMARTPTISQADYDALMVRVVQLGYSLQDVRKVPQQRPDAQHPEM
- a CDS encoding PQQ-dependent sugar dehydrogenase encodes the protein MKKLVNGFLLGTLLISAAHAQTNAGDQKSDPDLPFNMTKVASFDLPWRIAFLPDGRMLVTEKVGRLDLVTPQGAKTEIKGVPASYVEGQNGMLGVFLSPHYARDHSVYLTYVAPGDYGGGLVMGRGRLVLDGDQPRLDGFEVLWRQMPTGKGGQAGAQIAFSPDGKYLFLTVGDRQRFTPAQDPDQPVGKILRLTLDGKPAPGNPWAGKVGARTIPLIDPAKDTEAAKTAPVVSTYTFPGPNLTPAETWSVGHRTPYGLAFGPDGRLWELEHGPRGGDELNLIERGKNYGWPLVSYGMNYNGVPIPSPDTRPDLVKPVIYWVPVIAPGNLMFYKGSLFPHWKGSALLSGLVSEGIIRVTFDGKGGATAAQRWSVGKRVRDIEEAPDGSLWLLEDNAPGGLFHLTPK
- a CDS encoding GlxA family transcriptional regulator — its product is MQCIGIVLYPGFQLLDLSPSTVFEFANLCLPEPRYRIRMLSENGGPVLSSAGFSLDSEPFDDEPIDTVLVPGDNRGTSQSSGLITFLQRAAEASRRVASACTGAFVLGQAGLLDGRRVTTHWTYSLKLQNLYPASKMEQDRIFIVDGPIWTSAGGTAALDLALAMVERDCGADIALAVSKKLVIYHRRGGGQPQFSALLEMEPKSDRIQTALTWARDNLQADLSVEQLAQVASLSTRQFSRAFREETGESPARAVERLRLEAAKLMMEEGRHPIETIANQTGFGDRERMRRAFLRAYGRSPQAMRRDTRNQTEASI
- a CDS encoding alpha/beta hydrolase, whose product is MNSHPISLRARGVLAIALITPAWSVMTAAAPVPVSAPPSTYTHQSAPTLYVDVDGARIAYRRFGHPGGEPLVFFQHFAGNLDNWDPKIIDGLAAQREVILFDNAGVAGSTGQVRTTIEDTAKVGIDFLDALGVKKADLFGLSMGSFVAQEIAVERPDLVRRLILVGSGPRGGIGMATLTPEFQAKLAKKRAVPDELLVDVFFTNSEKSQVAGRAFLARVRARSVNRDRDVSDKVAPAQAAAIVEWGAPDAHPFDYLKAIRQPVLVVGGSDDLVFYTVNSFNLAQHLANATLIVFADSAHGSLYQYPDLFLQNATSFLNNQ